One part of the Phoenix dactylifera cultivar Barhee BC4 chromosome 4, palm_55x_up_171113_PBpolish2nd_filt_p, whole genome shotgun sequence genome encodes these proteins:
- the LOC103707324 gene encoding uncharacterized protein LOC103707324 isoform X2, producing MDMQCQHKAQWLMIFGLFFLLILTSNWACDAAALSSDQVSNVGSNDGRIFGCLPCSQAYLASSYYDHRNSLLESDFHDFLAQGFGTGDLCRGLANDMNVLGLADLHRHLSGEGSHRHVVSALRFVNRSDPMKWLDSYSCEAVIIERLPIGAFADPFELQHLVHRRAFLDATIFGDSNLELPSALSNRSIVEIHTDIRNDLLENYETVIQLPLHARYPWLCKDQGRPTRLVHTL from the exons ATGGACATGCAATGCCAGCATAAGGCCCAATGGCTGATGATATTtggcctcttcttcctcttgatctTAACCAGCAATTGGGCATGTGATGCCGCTGCTTTGTCTTCTGACCAG GTGAGCAATGTGGGAAGCAATGATGGGAGAATCTTTGGCTGTTTGCCATGCTCTCAAGCTTACCTTGCCAGCTCTTATTATGATCACCGCAATAGCCTGCTTGAATCagattttcatgattttttagCTCAAGGATTTGGTACAGGTGACTTGTGTAGAGGGCTGGCTAATGATATGAATGTGCTTGGACTTGCAGACCTGCACCGACATCTGAGCGGTGAAGGTTCTCATCGACATGTGGTTTCCGCCTTGAGATTTGTTAACCGATCAGATCCTATGAAGTGGCTTGATTCTTACTCTTGTGAAGCAGTGATTATTGAAAGACTTCCAATTGGAGCCTTTGCAGATCCATTTGAGCTACAACATCTTGTCCACCGTAGAG CCTTTCTTGATGCTACCATTTTTGGAGACTCGAATCTGGAATTACCCTCTGCTCTGTCCAACAGATCAATTGTTGAAATTCACACGGATATTAGGAATGACTTGTTGGAGAACTATGAAACTGTTATTCAGTTACCGCTGCATGCTAGATATCCG TGGTTATGCAAGGATCAAGGTAGGCCGACCAGACTTGTTCATACGCTGTAG
- the LOC103707324 gene encoding uncharacterized protein LOC103707324 isoform X1, translated as MDMQCQHKAQWLMIFGLFFLLILTSNWACDAAALSSDQVSNVGSNDGRIFGCLPCSQAYLASSYYDHRNSLLESDFHDFLAQGFGTGDLCRGLANDMNVLGLADLHRHLSGEGSHRHVVSALRFVNRSDPMKWLDSYSCEAVIIERLPIGAFADPFELQHLVHRRAFLDATIFGDSNLELPSALSNRSIVEIHTDIRNDLLENYETVIQLPLHARYPVSLRKKQISYGTLLWSVSCYLRLCLYSFGGCMLKLAFYIIKFYNFSW; from the exons ATGGACATGCAATGCCAGCATAAGGCCCAATGGCTGATGATATTtggcctcttcttcctcttgatctTAACCAGCAATTGGGCATGTGATGCCGCTGCTTTGTCTTCTGACCAG GTGAGCAATGTGGGAAGCAATGATGGGAGAATCTTTGGCTGTTTGCCATGCTCTCAAGCTTACCTTGCCAGCTCTTATTATGATCACCGCAATAGCCTGCTTGAATCagattttcatgattttttagCTCAAGGATTTGGTACAGGTGACTTGTGTAGAGGGCTGGCTAATGATATGAATGTGCTTGGACTTGCAGACCTGCACCGACATCTGAGCGGTGAAGGTTCTCATCGACATGTGGTTTCCGCCTTGAGATTTGTTAACCGATCAGATCCTATGAAGTGGCTTGATTCTTACTCTTGTGAAGCAGTGATTATTGAAAGACTTCCAATTGGAGCCTTTGCAGATCCATTTGAGCTACAACATCTTGTCCACCGTAGAG CCTTTCTTGATGCTACCATTTTTGGAGACTCGAATCTGGAATTACCCTCTGCTCTGTCCAACAGATCAATTGTTGAAATTCACACGGATATTAGGAATGACTTGTTGGAGAACTATGAAACTGTTATTCAGTTACCGCTGCATGCTAGATATCCGGTGAgtttaagaaaaaaacaaataagTTACGGCACATTACTTTGGAGTGTTTCATGTTATTTAAGACTTTGTTTGTATAGTTTTGGTGGTTGTATGCTAAAACTGgcattttatataattaaattttataattttagttGGTAA
- the LOC103707324 gene encoding uncharacterized protein LOC103707324 isoform X4: MDMQCQHKAQWLMIFGLFFLLILTSNWACDAAALSSDQVSNVGSNDGRIFGCLPCSQAYLASSYYDHRNSLLESDFHDFLAQGFGTGDLCRGLANDMNVLGLADLHRHLSGEGSHRHVVSALRFVNRSDPMKWLDSYSCEAVIIERLPIGAFADPFELQHLVHRRAFLDATIFGDSNLELPSALSNRSIVEIHTDIRNDLLENYETVIQLPLHARYPVFEETGLVI, translated from the exons ATGGACATGCAATGCCAGCATAAGGCCCAATGGCTGATGATATTtggcctcttcttcctcttgatctTAACCAGCAATTGGGCATGTGATGCCGCTGCTTTGTCTTCTGACCAG GTGAGCAATGTGGGAAGCAATGATGGGAGAATCTTTGGCTGTTTGCCATGCTCTCAAGCTTACCTTGCCAGCTCTTATTATGATCACCGCAATAGCCTGCTTGAATCagattttcatgattttttagCTCAAGGATTTGGTACAGGTGACTTGTGTAGAGGGCTGGCTAATGATATGAATGTGCTTGGACTTGCAGACCTGCACCGACATCTGAGCGGTGAAGGTTCTCATCGACATGTGGTTTCCGCCTTGAGATTTGTTAACCGATCAGATCCTATGAAGTGGCTTGATTCTTACTCTTGTGAAGCAGTGATTATTGAAAGACTTCCAATTGGAGCCTTTGCAGATCCATTTGAGCTACAACATCTTGTCCACCGTAGAG CCTTTCTTGATGCTACCATTTTTGGAGACTCGAATCTGGAATTACCCTCTGCTCTGTCCAACAGATCAATTGTTGAAATTCACACGGATATTAGGAATGACTTGTTGGAGAACTATGAAACTGTTATTCAGTTACCGCTGCATGCTAGATATCCG GTCTTTGAGGAAACTGGTTTAGTTATTTAG
- the LOC103707381 gene encoding putative disease resistance protein RGA1: MDMGMIGMIVGGWFATCVVNKLAEKVSLHLDDQYDLLTGAKAMAEDVKARLPRIRAVIQAAEGRPIRDPALAAWLRQLKDAAYEADDMLDEFEFKELHDKLHSKSKVSDFVSPAVKLLKHFIMSDDDLKNLKNLAGNLEKIYLDINCMEEQLKDYNSQQRSVTRETSSIIQDIVVGRDRERDMILDMLLHLADEPESSIKSGAGSSSYPSLGVLPIVGIGGVGKTALAQLIYNDERVARYFELRKWVYVSDNFDVKRISKELAYDSVHDRIPDDISLDGILGKVGDATRNQRFLFVLDDVWDETGSKWRELRGALTSGAKGSMVLVTTQSPVVAEVMGTMDPIELKSLQEDDYWILFEHCAFGEKILEEERREKLQTIGRKISEKLHGLPLAGKVLGSLLNSKLDEDYWKMILESEWWEHEYVLDNILPSLALSYEHLNANLKQCFAYCSIFPRSYVFEKDRLVQMWMAQGFIQNKSRVRMRMEDIGGQVFDELTSRYFFLPTPTDKYVMHGLIRELAVYVSLDECLVISDEKGEIPETIRHLTLRTDRMDAITDTCRLQNLRSILFFGDYDSERFSIFLDGMLKQSKSLRVLDLSYGQVKLKKLPDAISALSHLRYLDVSCTKIKQLPKSFGRLCHLQVLRMRSCHLKRLPEDMNKLINLRHLYGEADTISLITGIGDLINLQELEEFRVTKKRRHEIGELKGLRNLRRRLAIKNLENVNSKEEAMEAMLEDKEHLTALHLVKNLDARRLPDAEKEIFEGLQPHPSLKELTIKGYGGTRFPTWMVERKFLTNLEFISLDSCGRLKSLPPLGQLPFLKELHLSNMPAVKRIGREFYGDTGVAFPSLEALTFKDFKEWEEWLEADGAQFLPRLHALELHGCFKLGKVPLLFLSSSLEQLSIQYCGDFANALPACLQSLTSLINLEIADYHAQVSLCLSNLSSLKTLQLRNCPEMKLVAGGLQFLTTLETLQLTGCPKLIESLEPVQLHEEQGLRTLRGLTVADTVLLQNLWIVLGSLPSLRGMHIYGCHMANFTREQELWFQQLTSLQELEFNYCLSLESLPSFLENFPSIRKLVIIICPKVSSLPGNGLSASLEELHIDACPLLKDQCQRGGADWPKIAHIPFIRIDSETIQTL, from the coding sequence ATGGATATGGGGATGATCGGAATGATAGTCGGAGGATGGTTTGCAACCTGCGTCGTAAATAAACTGGCTGAGAAGGTTTCGCTGCATTTGGACGACCAATATGATCTGCTCACGGGTGCGAAGGCTATGGCGGAAGATGTAAAGGCCAGGCTTCCTCGTATCCGAGCCGTGATCCAGGCAGCGGAGGGGAGGCCGATCAGGGACCCAGCTCTGGCTGCATGGCTGAGGCAACTCAAAGATGCTGCCTATGAGGCTGACGACATGCTGGATGAGTTTGAATTCAAGGAGCTTCATGATAAGCTGCACAGCAAGAGCAAGGTGAGCGACTTCGTATCCCCCGCTGTTAAGCTTCTCAAGCATTTTATAATGTCCGACGATGacctgaaaaatttgaaaaatcttGCGGGAAATCTTGAAAAGATTTATCTTGATATCAATTGTATGGAAGAACAATTAAAGGACTACAACTCACAGCAGAGGAGTGTGACCAGAGAGACCAGCTCGATTATCCAGGACATTGTGGTtgggagagacagagagagagacatGATATTAGATATGTTGTTGCATTTAGCTGATGAACCGGAATCTAGCATCAAAAGTGGGGCTGGGAGTAGTAGCTACCCGAGTCTTGGTGTTCTTCCTATAGTAGGCATTGGAGGTGTTGGCAAGACTGCTCTGGCTCAACTTATTTATAATGATGAAAGAGTAGCAAGGTATTTTGAGCTGAGGAAGTGGGTCTATGTGTCTGACAATTTTGATGTCAAGCGGATTTCTAAAGAGCTGGCATATGACTCGGTGCACGACCGAATCCCGGACGATATTAGTTTGGATGGCATTCTAGGGAAAGTTGGAGATGCTACGAGGAACCAGAGGTTTTTGTTTGTCCTTGATGATGTGTGGGATGAGACAGGTAGCAAGTGGAGGGAACTCCGTGGTGCCTTAACATCTGGAGCGAAAGGAAGCATGGTTCTGGTGACAACACAGAGTCCAGTAGTAGCAGAAGTTATGGGCACGATGGACCCGATAGAATTGAAGAGCCTACAAGAAGATGACTACTGGATACTTTTCGAACATTGTGCGTTCGGTGAAAAAATTCTGGAGGAAGAGCGAAGGGAAAAATTGCAAACAATAGGAAGAAAAATATCTGAAAAACTACATGGTTTACCTCTAGCTGGGAAGGTACTGGGAAGTTTATTGAACTCCAAACTGGATGAGGATTACTGGAAGATGATCTTAGAAAGTGAGTGGTGGGAACATGAATATGTTTTAGATAATATCCTTCCATCTCTAGCTTTAAGTTACGAACACTTGAATGCAAATTTAAAGCAATGCTTCGCTTACTGTTCCATATTTCCCAGGAGCTATGTTTTCGAAAAAGATCGGTTAGTCCAGATGTGGATGGCTCAAGGTTTTATCCAGAACAAGAGTCGAGTAAGAATGAGAATGGAGGACATCGGGGGTCAGGTATTTGACGAATTAACTAGCAGGTACTTCTTTCTACCAACTCCGACTGACAAGTATGTGATGCATGGTCTGATAAGAGAATTGGCAGTTTATGTTTCATTGGATGAATGTTTGGTCATCAGCGATGAGAAAGGAGAAATTCCAGAGACAATTCGCCACCTGACTCTGAGGACTGATAGAATGGATGCAATTACGGACACGTGTAGACTTCAAAACCTACGGTCTATTTTATTCTTTGGTGATTATGATTCTGAAagattttccatttttcttgaCGGCATGTTAAAACAATCAAAAAGCCTGCGTGTTTTGGATTTATCTTACGGTCAGGTGAAGCTGAAGAAGCTACCGGATGCTATCAGTGCGTTATCACATCTACGGTACTTAGATGTCTCCTGCACTAAGATCAAACAGCTGCCCAAATCATTTGGTAGGCTTTGCCATCTTCAAGTTCTGAGGATGCGATCCTGCCACCTTAAAAGGTTACCCGAAGACATGAacaaattaatcaacttgcggCATTTATATGGAGAAGCAGACACAATTTCTCTAATTACTGGGATTGGAGATCTTATCAACCTTCAAGAATTAGAGGAATTCCGAGTCACAAAGAAAAGGCGACATGAGATTGGAGAGTTGAAGGGCTTGCGAAATCTTCGGAGACGGCTTGCGATCAAGAATCTTGAGAATGTCAATAGTAAGGAGGAGGCCATGGAGGCGATGTTGGAAGACAAAGAACACCTAACTGCATTGCATTTAGTAAAGAATTTAGATGCAAGAAGACTTCCTGATGCGGAGAAGGAGATATTTGAAGGCCTCCAACCACATCCCAGTCTTAAAGAGCTGACGATCAAGGGCTACGGAGGTACCAGATTTCCAACTTGGATGGTGGAAAGGAAGTTTCTCACCAATCTAGAATTTATTTCTCTAGATTCTTGTGGCAGGTTGAAGAGTCTGCCGCCACTAGGGCAGCTGCCTTTCCTCAAGGAACTTCATCTTTCTAACATGCCTGCCGTAAAACGAATTGGTCGTGAATTTTATGGTGACACTGGTGTGGCATTTCCATCCCTCGAGGCACTAACATTTAAGGACTTCAAGGAATGGGAGGAATGGTTGGAAGCAGATGGCGCACAATTTTTACCTCGGCTCCATGCACTCGAACTCCATGGATGCTTCAAGCTAGGGAAAGTACCCCTCCTCTTCCTGTCCTCATCGCTTGAACAGCTCAGCATCCAATACTGTGGTGACTTCGCCAATGCACTGCCCGCATGTTTGCAGAGTCTCACCTCTCTCATCAACCTAGAGATCGCGGATTACCACGCCCAAGTATCTCTTTGTTTATCAAATTTGAGTTCTCTCAAAACTTTGCAACTTCGGAATTGCCCGGAGATGAAGTTAGTTGCGGGGGGGTTACAGTTCCTTACTACTCTTGAAACACTACAACTCACAGGATGTCCTAAGCTCATCGAGTCCTTAGAGCCTGTGCAGCTCCACGAGGAGCAGGGATTGCGAACTCTCAGAGGTCTCACCGTAGCCGATACGGTCCTACTTCAAAATCTGTGGATTGTGTTGGGAAGCCTCCCCTCACTGCGGGGGATGCATATTTATGGGTGTCATATGGCCAACTTTACAAGGGAACAGGAGCTGTGGTTCCAGCAACTGACATCCCTTCAAGAGCTGGAGTTTAATTACTGCCTGAGCCTTGAAAGCCTACCTTCTTTTTTGGAAAATTTTCCCTCTATCAGGAAGTTAGTTATAATCATCTGCCCTAAGGTTAGCTCACTGCCAGGGAATGGCTTGTCTGCTTCGCTTGAAGAATTACACATCGATGCATGCCCTTTGTTGAAGGACCAATGCCAAAGAGGAGGAGCTGATTGGCCAAAGATTGCTCACATACCTTTCATACGTATTGATTCCGAAACCATACAAACGCTGTGA
- the LOC103707324 gene encoding uncharacterized protein LOC103707324 isoform X3, whose product MDMQCQHKAQWLMIFGLFFLLILTSNWACDAAALSSDQVSNVGSNDGRIFGCLPCSQAYLASSYYDHRNSLLESDFHDFLAQGFGTGDLCRGLANDMNVLGLADLHRHLSGEGSHRHVVSALRFVNRSDPMKWLDSYSCEAVIIERLPIGAFADPFELQHLVHRRAFLDATIFGDSNLELPSALSNRSIVEIHTDIRNDLLENYETVIQLPLHARYPPLTPVVMQGSR is encoded by the exons ATGGACATGCAATGCCAGCATAAGGCCCAATGGCTGATGATATTtggcctcttcttcctcttgatctTAACCAGCAATTGGGCATGTGATGCCGCTGCTTTGTCTTCTGACCAG GTGAGCAATGTGGGAAGCAATGATGGGAGAATCTTTGGCTGTTTGCCATGCTCTCAAGCTTACCTTGCCAGCTCTTATTATGATCACCGCAATAGCCTGCTTGAATCagattttcatgattttttagCTCAAGGATTTGGTACAGGTGACTTGTGTAGAGGGCTGGCTAATGATATGAATGTGCTTGGACTTGCAGACCTGCACCGACATCTGAGCGGTGAAGGTTCTCATCGACATGTGGTTTCCGCCTTGAGATTTGTTAACCGATCAGATCCTATGAAGTGGCTTGATTCTTACTCTTGTGAAGCAGTGATTATTGAAAGACTTCCAATTGGAGCCTTTGCAGATCCATTTGAGCTACAACATCTTGTCCACCGTAGAG CCTTTCTTGATGCTACCATTTTTGGAGACTCGAATCTGGAATTACCCTCTGCTCTGTCCAACAGATCAATTGTTGAAATTCACACGGATATTAGGAATGACTTGTTGGAGAACTATGAAACTGTTATTCAGTTACCGCTGCATGCTAGATATCCG CCCTTGACTCCAGTGGTTATGCAAGGATCAAGGTAG